A window of the Exiguobacterium mexicanum genome harbors these coding sequences:
- a CDS encoding winged helix-turn-helix transcriptional regulator, giving the protein MPNLGEKVFNCEKELTLSIIGGKWKMLVLWHLGKEGTKRFGELKSLMPGITQRMLVNQLRELEDHLIVHREVYPVVPPKVEYSLTEQGRSLIPILDSMYEWGKEYIEQNLDQQIENN; this is encoded by the coding sequence ATGCCTAATTTAGGAGAGAAAGTTTTTAATTGTGAAAAAGAGCTGACACTTTCCATCATCGGAGGAAAGTGGAAAATGCTAGTGCTATGGCATTTAGGAAAAGAAGGAACTAAACGTTTTGGGGAATTAAAAAGTCTTATGCCAGGCATCACGCAACGGATGCTCGTGAATCAATTGCGTGAACTTGAAGATCATTTGATTGTCCACCGGGAAGTATACCCTGTGGTTCCGCCGAAAGTGGAGTACTCACTTACCGAACAAGGAAGAAGCCTTATTCCAATTCTTGATTCCATGTACGAATGGGGCAAAGAATACATCGAGCAAAACTTGGATCAGCAAATAGAAAACAACTAA
- a CDS encoding Cof-type HAD-IIB family hydrolase, translating into MYKLVAIDLDGTLLTDDLMISPNTVTAIKKAVEAGTIVTIATGRMFSSAKLIALQLGINVPLITYQGALIKDVNEKEVIYERTVPPDIAQKLIEISREKKLHLQIYQDDILYSAVENDKLIAYSEAVKVPYRIEPNLIKLAQKGVTKLLFIEEPIVLDYLQNELQTLFGKYAHIAKSKKHYLEITHPEANKGSALLCLAKKLGIDRSEIIGIGDNYNDIELIETAGLGIAMGNAVKEVKAMADYTTFTNNEEGVLHVLEKFILEPVNTSNYIEEKNSDSLPTA; encoded by the coding sequence ATGTATAAATTGGTCGCGATCGATCTCGATGGGACATTGCTCACAGACGATTTAATGATTTCACCAAATACAGTAACCGCTATTAAAAAAGCGGTGGAAGCGGGGACAATTGTTACGATTGCTACGGGCCGCATGTTTTCCTCTGCGAAACTCATTGCCCTGCAGTTGGGTATAAATGTACCGCTCATCACTTATCAAGGTGCATTGATCAAGGATGTTAATGAAAAAGAAGTAATATATGAGCGCACTGTTCCTCCCGATATTGCACAAAAGTTAATCGAAATTTCTCGTGAGAAAAAATTACATCTACAAATATACCAAGATGATATTCTCTACAGTGCCGTAGAAAATGACAAGCTGATTGCTTATTCTGAAGCAGTTAAAGTGCCCTATCGGATAGAGCCCAATCTCATCAAGCTTGCCCAAAAAGGCGTGACAAAACTACTTTTTATCGAAGAACCAATCGTCCTCGATTACTTACAAAATGAATTGCAAACCTTATTCGGCAAGTATGCTCACATCGCAAAATCAAAAAAACACTACCTTGAAATCACCCATCCCGAGGCAAACAAAGGTAGTGCCCTATTATGCTTAGCGAAAAAACTTGGTATAGACCGTTCAGAAATAATCGGTATTGGTGACAACTATAATGACATCGAACTTATTGAGACAGCCGGTCTCGGTATAGCAATGGGAAATGCCGTAAAGGAAGTGAAAGCTATGGCTGATTATACGACCTTTACGAACAATGAAGAAGGGGTGCTTCACGTATTAGAAAAGTTTATTTTAGAGCCAGTGAATACTTCCAATTATATAGAAGAAAAAAATTCTGATTCGCTTCCGACGGCCTGA
- a CDS encoding cyclase family protein — protein sequence MKMYDVTGAIYEGMTVYKDKPEKQPKINQQTNGYVTETRLDLDVHTGTHIDAPLHMNVDGETFESLSLDSLVGPCQVLDLTAVKNGISKTDLEGFKLQKGDFILLKTKNSFEEKFNFDFVYLAKDGASYLAELGIRGVGIDALGIERSQEGHPTHKTLFANDIIIIEGLRLKEVEQGQYFMVAAPLKLVGTEASPARVLLFEGLS from the coding sequence ATGAAAATGTATGATGTAACAGGGGCGATCTATGAAGGCATGACCGTTTACAAGGACAAACCGGAAAAACAGCCAAAAATCAATCAGCAGACAAACGGCTATGTTACGGAAACGCGGCTGGATCTGGATGTGCACACCGGAACGCATATCGATGCGCCGCTTCATATGAATGTGGATGGAGAGACATTCGAATCGCTTTCGCTGGACAGTCTTGTAGGGCCTTGTCAAGTTCTCGATTTGACGGCAGTAAAGAACGGAATTTCAAAAACGGACTTAGAAGGATTCAAGCTTCAAAAAGGAGATTTTATTTTATTAAAAACGAAAAACTCGTTTGAGGAAAAGTTTAATTTTGATTTTGTCTATCTGGCAAAAGATGGAGCAAGCTATCTTGCTGAGTTAGGGATTCGCGGGGTTGGAATAGATGCGCTTGGAATTGAAAGAAGCCAAGAAGGGCATCCGACGCATAAAACCTTATTTGCAAATGACATCATCATCATAGAGGGCCTGAGATTGAAGGAAGTGGAGCAAGGACAATACTTTATGGTTGCCGCGCCTTTGAAATTAGTAGGTACGGAGGCTTCACCTGCGCGAGTATTGTTGTTTGAAGGATTAAGTTGA
- the hxlB gene encoding 6-phospho-3-hexuloisomerase → MNTAGYTDEILAELKRTTALIDDEEAEKAVDGILRAKKIFVAGGGRSGFMAKAFVMRMMHVGLDAYVVGETVTPNLEVDDIFIVGSGSGETQSLAAMTKKAKSIGATIVAVTTNPESTIGKLADIRIEIPAQAKGEGTSGKSIQPMGSLFEQSLLVFYDAVILRFMDKKGLKSDVMYGRHANLE, encoded by the coding sequence ATGAACACGGCGGGCTATACAGACGAAATACTGGCTGAATTGAAGCGGACCACTGCTCTCATTGATGATGAGGAAGCCGAAAAGGCAGTGGACGGCATCCTGCGTGCAAAGAAAATATTTGTGGCAGGCGGGGGCCGATCCGGCTTTATGGCTAAGGCATTTGTGATGCGTATGATGCACGTAGGCCTGGATGCGTATGTGGTTGGAGAAACGGTGACACCGAACCTGGAAGTCGATGATATTTTCATTGTCGGTTCTGGTTCCGGGGAGACCCAAAGCCTCGCAGCCATGACGAAGAAAGCCAAAAGCATCGGTGCAACCATAGTGGCTGTTACTACAAACCCTGAGTCTACAATAGGCAAACTGGCGGATATTCGAATTGAAATACCGGCACAAGCAAAAGGGGAGGGCACTAGTGGCAAATCGATTCAACCGATGGGATCATTGTTTGAACAGTCGCTTCTTGTGTTTTATGACGCGGTGATTTTGAGATTCATGGATAAAAAGGGACTCAAATCCGATGTCATGTATGGCAGACATGCGAATTTAGAATAG
- the hxlA gene encoding 3-hexulose-6-phosphate synthase yields MKLQLALDLVNIPQAIEVVKEVEAFIDIVEIGTPVINKEGLKAVAEIKAAFPNLEVLADVKIMDAAAYEVSNAAAAGADIVTILAQAEDSSIKGAVEEAKKQGKKILVDMIAVKDIKTRAAELDELGADYICVHTGYDLQAEGKDSFEDLRTIKSVVKNAKTAIAGGIKLETLPEVIKAQPDLIIVGGGITSKENKGAEAEKIQKMMKESVTA; encoded by the coding sequence ATGAAATTACAATTAGCTTTAGACTTAGTAAACATTCCACAAGCAATCGAAGTGGTTAAAGAAGTAGAGGCGTTTATCGACATCGTTGAAATCGGGACGCCAGTCATCAATAAAGAAGGTCTTAAAGCTGTCGCAGAAATAAAAGCAGCTTTCCCTAACCTGGAAGTTCTTGCAGATGTGAAAATTATGGACGCTGCAGCTTATGAAGTATCAAATGCTGCTGCTGCAGGAGCAGATATTGTTACGATTCTTGCTCAGGCAGAAGACTCATCCATCAAGGGCGCAGTTGAAGAAGCGAAAAAACAAGGTAAGAAAATCCTGGTGGATATGATCGCCGTAAAAGATATCAAAACACGGGCCGCAGAGCTTGATGAACTTGGCGCGGATTATATCTGTGTCCACACAGGCTACGATCTGCAAGCGGAAGGGAAAGATTCGTTCGAAGATCTTCGTACAATCAAAAGCGTCGTAAAAAATGCCAAAACTGCTATTGCAGGCGGCATCAAACTGGAGACATTGCCGGAAGTCATTAAAGCACAACCGGATTTAATCATTGTCGGCGGTGGAATTACAAGCAAAGAGAACAAGGGCGCGGAAGCGGAAAAAATTCAAAAGATGATGAAAGAAAGTGTCACGGCGTAA